The Neobacillus sp. OS1-2 genome includes a window with the following:
- the arr gene encoding NAD(+)--rifampin ADP-ribosyltransferase, with the protein MSNSSQGAPSDVGPFYHGTKADLKVGDLLIAGGTSNYEPGLKMNHIYFTANVNGAGLAAALAKGEGRERVYIIDPTGEFENDPNVTDKKFPGNLTRSYRSKEPLKIIGEVTDWAKLTTMERGKWQENIAKNKGEIIN; encoded by the coding sequence TTGTCAAATTCATCTCAGGGTGCACCTTCTGATGTAGGACCCTTTTACCATGGGACAAAGGCAGACTTGAAGGTTGGTGATTTATTAATAGCAGGTGGAACTTCAAATTACGAACCTGGACTTAAAATGAACCATATTTATTTCACTGCTAATGTTAATGGCGCAGGACTTGCAGCTGCTTTAGCAAAAGGAGAAGGAAGAGAACGAGTTTATATAATAGACCCAACGGGTGAATTTGAAAACGACCCAAATGTTACAGATAAAAAATTTCCTGGTAACTTAACACGTTCTTACCGTTCAAAAGAACCATTAAAAATTATTGGTGAGGTAACAGATTGGGCGAAACTGACAACTATGGAGCGAGGTAAATGGCAAGAAAATATAGCTAAAAACAAGGGCGAAATTATTAACTGA
- a CDS encoding ABC-F family ATP-binding cassette domain-containing protein, whose amino-acid sequence MSVLNVKNLSHGFGDRAIFNDVSFRLLKGEHVGLVGANGEGKSTFMNIVTGKLQPDEGKVEWSRKVRVGYLDQHAVLQKGTTMREALSTAFQYLFDAEAEINELYAKMGDEGADIDALLAEVGELQETLDSNDFYQINSKVEEVARGLGLDDVGLDRDVDDLSGGQRTKVLLAKLLLEKPEILLLDEPTNYLDEQHIEWLKRYLQEYENAFILISHDIPFLNNVVNLIYHMENQELNRYVGDYDNFLKIYEMKKQQLESAFKRQQQEIADLKDFVARNKASVATRNMAMSRQKKLDKMEVIELGREKPKPEFNFKEARATSRYIFTAEDLVIGYNEPLSRPLNLKMERGQKIAFVGANGIGKSTLLKSILGLIDPLEGKVERGDYQHIGYFEQEVKQSNYNTCIEEIWSTFPSMNQAEIRAALAKCGLTTKHIESKVEVLSGGEKAKVRLCKIINTPTNLLILDEPTNHLDVDAKEELKRALKAYRGSILMVSHEPDFYREIATDIWNCEDWTTKVF is encoded by the coding sequence ATGAGTGTATTAAACGTAAAAAATTTAAGCCACGGTTTCGGTGATCGTGCGATTTTTAATGATGTGTCTTTTCGACTTTTAAAGGGTGAACACGTTGGACTAGTTGGGGCAAATGGTGAGGGTAAATCTACTTTCATGAATATTGTGACTGGAAAATTGCAACCCGACGAAGGGAAAGTGGAGTGGTCACGAAAAGTTCGTGTTGGTTATTTAGATCAGCATGCTGTCCTTCAAAAAGGTACAACGATGCGTGAGGCATTGAGTACTGCTTTTCAATATCTTTTTGATGCGGAAGCAGAGATCAATGAACTTTATGCAAAAATGGGTGATGAAGGTGCTGATATTGATGCACTGCTTGCAGAAGTAGGAGAATTGCAAGAAACGTTAGATAGTAATGATTTCTATCAAATTAATTCAAAAGTTGAAGAAGTTGCTCGTGGTCTAGGTTTAGACGATGTGGGACTCGATCGAGATGTAGATGATCTTAGCGGTGGGCAGCGGACGAAAGTTTTGCTTGCAAAGCTCTTGCTAGAAAAGCCTGAAATCCTATTACTTGACGAGCCTACGAACTATTTGGATGAGCAGCATATCGAATGGCTGAAGCGCTATTTACAGGAATATGAGAATGCATTTATCTTAATTTCACATGATATTCCATTCTTAAACAATGTGGTTAACTTGATTTACCACATGGAAAATCAAGAGTTAAATCGTTATGTCGGTGATTATGATAACTTCTTAAAAATATATGAAATGAAGAAGCAGCAGCTGGAGTCTGCTTTCAAGCGTCAACAACAAGAAATTGCTGATTTGAAAGATTTCGTGGCACGTAACAAGGCAAGTGTTGCGACTCGTAATATGGCGATGTCTCGTCAAAAGAAACTGGACAAAATGGAAGTTATCGAATTGGGTAGAGAGAAGCCGAAACCAGAGTTTAACTTCAAAGAAGCTCGTGCAACCAGTCGCTATATTTTCACAGCCGAAGATCTTGTTATTGGTTACAATGAGCCACTTTCTCGCCCTCTGAATTTGAAAATGGAACGAGGACAAAAAATTGCATTCGTTGGTGCAAACGGCATTGGTAAGTCAACTCTTTTAAAAAGTATTCTTGGGTTGATTGATCCGCTGGAGGGTAAAGTAGAACGCGGTGATTATCAACATATTGGTTACTTCGAGCAGGAAGTGAAACAGTCCAATTACAACACTTGTATTGAAGAGATTTGGAGCACGTTTCCAAGTATGAATCAGGCTGAAATCCGAGCTGCTCTTGCAAAATGTGGACTAACAACGAAACATATTGAAAGTAAAGTCGAAGTCCTTTCTGGTGGCGAAAAAGCCAAAGTTCGCTTGTGTAAAATTATTAACACACCAACGAATTTATTAATTCTAGACGAGCCTACCAATCACTTGGATGTGGATGCAAAAGAAGAATTGAAGCGTGCTTTAAAAGCCTATCGCGGAAGTATCTTGATGGTATCCCACGAACCTGATTTCTATCGTGAAATTGCGACCGATATTTGGAATTGTGAGGATTGGACGACGAAAGTGTTTTAA
- a CDS encoding tRNA-dihydrouridine synthase has product MIDNFWRDLPRPFFVLAPMEDVTDLVFRHVVSEAGRPDVFFTEFTNSDSYCHPEGMKSVRGRLTFTEDEQPIVAHIWGDNPEYFRQMSMGMAELGFKGIDINMGCPVPNVASRGKGSGLILRPDVAAELIQAAKAGGLPVSVKTRLGYKKVQEWEEWLTHLFKQDIANLSIHLRTREEMSQVDAHWELIPEIKKLRDRIAPNTLLTINGDIPDRQTGMRLAEQYGIDGVMIGRGIFKNPFAFEKVPKEHSSKEYLDLLRLQLDLQDQYAELLPRSITGLHRFFKIYVKGFPGAADLRNQLMNTKSTDEVRALLDNFGKEC; this is encoded by the coding sequence ATGATAGATAATTTTTGGCGTGATTTACCACGACCATTTTTTGTACTTGCCCCAATGGAAGATGTGACAGATCTTGTTTTTCGTCACGTCGTAAGTGAAGCCGGCCGACCGGATGTATTTTTCACAGAGTTTACAAACTCGGATAGCTATTGTCATCCAGAAGGTATGAAAAGTGTGCGTGGCCGTTTGACGTTTACAGAAGATGAACAGCCAATTGTGGCACATATTTGGGGGGATAATCCCGAATATTTCCGTCAAATGAGTATGGGCATGGCAGAGCTAGGATTTAAAGGTATCGACATTAATATGGGCTGCCCTGTACCAAATGTGGCATCAAGAGGGAAAGGGAGTGGCCTTATACTAAGGCCAGATGTTGCGGCAGAACTTATTCAGGCAGCAAAGGCGGGGGGACTGCCTGTCAGCGTGAAAACACGACTTGGCTATAAAAAGGTTCAGGAGTGGGAGGAGTGGCTAACGCATCTTTTCAAACAGGATATTGCAAACCTTTCTATTCATTTACGGACAAGAGAGGAAATGAGCCAAGTAGATGCGCACTGGGAGCTCATTCCGGAAATCAAAAAATTACGTGACCGAATCGCACCCAATACGCTGCTAACAATCAATGGAGACATTCCTGACCGCCAAACTGGGATGCGGCTTGCGGAACAATATGGTATTGATGGCGTTATGATCGGGCGAGGTATTTTTAAGAATCCATTTGCTTTTGAAAAAGTGCCAAAAGAGCATAGCAGTAAAGAATACCTTGATCTTTTAAGACTGCAGCTTGATCTTCAAGATCAATATGCGGAATTATTGCCACGTTCCATCACAGGGCTTCATCGCTTTTTCAAAATATATGTCAAAGGATTTCCAGGAGCTGCAGACTTAAGAAATCAACTGATGAACACGAAATCAACAGATGAAGTGCGTGCATTGCTTGATAACTTTGGAAAAGAATGTTGA
- a CDS encoding EAL domain-containing protein, translated as MQQQGISDTSSLFLLYKSLFENYPDGSYVVDIEGNFLLINKTLEELTGFTQEELLQSSFHSLISKDLRKHYEESFSEVLNGINKMIDITIINKSGTYLDLNVTAVPISMDNQVIGVACIAIDITDRKDLLISKNRLSNIVNNIDICLWSSSPSYNGYCQMSPSCLKIYGYTQADFMKTPLLWKEVIHPDDIAFVEEQQKLLVKGKSIDYQYRIIDATGDIKWLSAKTIPVFNDLGELDRLDGMTTDISKSRKAEEELYFLAYYDSLTELPNRRLFEKHLETTLSESNKSNSKVAILFLDLDHFKLFNDTLGHRVGDELLQIISKRLKSQINHCDFLARQGGDEFVVLLNDITDSEQVMLFAKKIIEIISSPIDLAGKDYVVTTSIGISLYPDLARDSEDLLKQADQATTMTKASGKNNFQFYHDDMSRSLSRKLELTQELRQALNKNALSLYYQPIVDIRAGQIVGFEALLRWKDKKLGFISPAEFIPIAEESSLIVPIGEWVLRTACTQIMEIHHLGYTQTYVSVNISTRQFEEELFVTQVKNILNETNIDPRLLKIEITESVMMKDIMNIIVKLQELGDLGIEVLLDDFGTGYSSLSYLGKLPINTLKIDQSFVQSINKSSGQEAIVRTIIGMANSLEKGIIAEGVEQEEQLHFLQDLGCTNLQGYLFSKPLPFTEIRKFLQQEIKTYHKIKI; from the coding sequence GTGCAACAACAGGGTATTAGTGATACATCCTCACTTTTCTTACTATATAAATCATTGTTTGAGAATTATCCAGATGGAAGCTATGTCGTTGATATTGAAGGTAATTTTCTACTAATCAATAAAACTTTGGAAGAATTAACTGGTTTTACACAAGAAGAACTACTTCAGTCTTCCTTCCATTCCTTGATTAGTAAAGATTTACGGAAACATTATGAAGAAAGTTTTTCCGAAGTTTTAAATGGAATAAATAAAATGATTGATATTACAATTATCAATAAATCCGGAACGTATCTTGATTTGAATGTTACTGCCGTTCCTATTTCAATGGACAATCAAGTTATAGGTGTAGCTTGTATTGCTATTGATATTACAGACAGAAAAGATCTATTAATTTCAAAAAATCGCCTCAGCAATATAGTTAATAACATTGATATTTGTTTGTGGTCTTCAAGCCCTAGTTATAATGGATACTGCCAGATGTCCCCTTCATGTCTAAAAATTTATGGATATACGCAAGCGGATTTTATGAAAACTCCATTGCTATGGAAAGAAGTGATCCACCCGGACGACATTGCTTTTGTTGAAGAACAACAAAAGTTACTAGTAAAGGGGAAATCGATTGATTATCAATATCGTATTATTGATGCTACTGGTGATATTAAGTGGCTTTCTGCTAAAACAATACCAGTTTTCAACGATTTAGGAGAATTAGACCGATTAGATGGGATGACCACCGATATTAGTAAAAGTAGAAAAGCAGAGGAAGAATTATACTTTCTGGCATACTACGATTCGTTAACAGAATTGCCCAACCGAAGATTATTTGAAAAACATCTTGAAACCACACTATCCGAATCAAATAAATCAAATTCAAAAGTGGCTATTCTTTTTCTTGATTTAGACCATTTTAAATTATTCAATGATACACTAGGCCACAGAGTTGGAGATGAATTATTGCAAATCATTTCTAAACGTCTAAAGAGTCAGATAAACCACTGTGATTTTTTAGCTCGACAAGGCGGCGACGAATTCGTTGTTTTGTTAAACGATATTACAGATAGTGAGCAGGTAATGCTATTTGCCAAAAAAATAATTGAGATCATTTCTTCACCTATTGATCTAGCTGGAAAAGATTATGTCGTAACAACAAGCATTGGAATAAGTTTATATCCTGATCTTGCACGTGACTCCGAAGATCTTTTAAAACAAGCCGATCAAGCCACAACAATGACTAAAGCAAGTGGAAAAAACAACTTTCAATTCTATCATGATGATATGTCTCGTTCCTTATCAAGAAAATTGGAATTGACGCAAGAACTACGGCAAGCATTAAATAAAAATGCCCTATCTCTCTATTATCAACCCATTGTAGATATACGTGCTGGACAAATTGTCGGCTTCGAAGCGTTACTCCGATGGAAGGACAAAAAGCTGGGTTTTATTTCCCCTGCAGAATTTATTCCAATTGCTGAAGAATCAAGCCTCATTGTTCCGATTGGTGAGTGGGTTCTACGGACAGCTTGTACACAAATTATGGAAATTCATCATTTAGGATATACTCAGACATACGTTTCAGTAAACATCTCAACAAGGCAATTTGAAGAAGAATTATTTGTTACCCAAGTTAAAAATATTCTTAATGAAACGAATATAGATCCACGCCTTCTAAAAATTGAAATTACAGAAAGCGTCATGATGAAGGACATTATGAATATTATTGTCAAACTCCAAGAATTAGGGGACTTAGGAATTGAAGTATTACTTGATGATTTTGGGACAGGTTACTCTTCCTTAAGTTACTTGGGAAAACTCCCGATAAATACATTGAAAATCGACCAATCATTTGTGCAAAGCATCAACAAAAGCTCAGGGCAGGAAGCAATTGTGCGGACGATCATTGGAATGGCAAATAGCTTGGAAAAAGGTATTATCGCAGAGGGAGTAGAACAAGAAGAGCAACTACATTTCTTGCAAGATCTTGGTTGCACAAATCTACAAGGATACCTATTTAGTAAACCATTACCATTTACTGAAATTCGTAAATTCCTTCAACAAGAAATTAAGACATACCACAAAATAAAAATATAA
- a CDS encoding L,D-transpeptidase, with protein sequence MESAADIQAIEKRHRKSTKWYANWWFITAGIIFIIALIIATGSYYQAKHFNSQIKINSIKVGGMTAHQALKKLKATKLTNVVYVGDQQILDGTDSMMGFTDEDLPDIEKLLKNQWTFFPSSKAKDYSLMPSSQDDFRNQTLKKQVEEKLLAMNQGLKAPQDAVVRLEQGKIVVTNSISGEQYDVAGLLKDYDKQEYISEIRLNPAYIQPIKEDSEFVKNQQKKLEEFLAQTVDYKVQNKVFTLTASELIKNASISKDLQIKIDDAGDFKNKIAEINYSQSTLNKDITFKTHSGSVISVKGKGYGWAIDVDKEVPRIKDAFENGEKSVSAANIYGNGWNGEGYGYEAITNNGIGDTYAEVSIAEQRIWIYKNGKLVVTSNVVTGNHSTRHDTSPGVWYILYKKSPSVLTGRENGKITYQVDVNYWAPFTNDGQGFHDASWRGNWARNAYLSAGSHGCVNTPPSVMKTVYDNLSTNEPVVIY encoded by the coding sequence ATGGAAAGTGCAGCAGATATCCAAGCAATCGAAAAACGTCATAGAAAATCAACAAAGTGGTATGCAAACTGGTGGTTTATTACAGCCGGTATTATTTTTATTATCGCACTCATCATTGCGACTGGCAGCTACTATCAGGCAAAGCATTTTAATTCACAAATCAAGATTAATAGTATCAAAGTTGGTGGAATGACTGCCCATCAGGCATTAAAAAAATTAAAAGCAACCAAATTAACAAATGTCGTCTATGTTGGCGATCAACAGATTCTAGATGGAACAGATTCCATGATGGGATTTACGGATGAGGATCTGCCCGATATTGAAAAATTATTAAAGAACCAGTGGACGTTTTTTCCTTCTTCCAAAGCAAAGGATTATTCATTAATGCCAAGCAGTCAGGATGATTTCAGAAATCAGACGTTGAAAAAGCAGGTAGAAGAAAAGCTGCTGGCTATGAACCAGGGTTTAAAAGCGCCACAAGATGCAGTGGTTCGTTTGGAACAAGGCAAAATTGTTGTCACAAACAGCATTAGTGGAGAGCAGTATGATGTCGCCGGTCTTTTGAAAGATTACGACAAGCAAGAATATATTAGTGAAATCCGTCTTAATCCAGCATACATACAGCCAATTAAAGAAGACAGCGAGTTTGTAAAAAATCAACAGAAAAAGCTGGAAGAATTCCTGGCCCAGACTGTCGATTATAAGGTACAGAATAAAGTTTTTACGTTAACCGCGAGCGAATTAATTAAAAATGCCTCTATATCAAAAGATTTGCAGATAAAGATTGATGATGCGGGTGATTTCAAAAATAAGATTGCTGAGATTAACTATTCCCAATCCACCTTAAATAAAGATATCACCTTTAAGACCCATTCAGGTTCGGTGATATCGGTTAAAGGTAAAGGCTATGGATGGGCCATCGATGTTGATAAAGAAGTACCACGGATTAAGGACGCTTTTGAAAATGGAGAAAAGTCGGTTTCCGCCGCTAATATTTACGGAAATGGATGGAATGGTGAAGGCTACGGATATGAAGCGATTACGAACAATGGGATTGGTGATACATATGCTGAAGTCTCCATTGCAGAGCAAAGAATTTGGATTTACAAAAATGGGAAATTGGTCGTCACATCAAATGTTGTTACTGGCAATCATAGTACCCGTCATGATACATCACCAGGAGTATGGTATATTCTCTATAAAAAGTCACCGTCCGTACTAACTGGCCGAGAAAATGGAAAAATCACCTATCAGGTCGATGTTAATTATTGGGCTCCCTTTACAAATGACGGACAGGGATTCCACGATGCCAGCTGGCGAGGTAATTGGGCAAGGAATGCCTATCTATCGGCAGGATCACACGGCTGCGTCAACACTCCGCCGAGCGTGATGAAAACTGTGTATGACAATCTTAGCACCAATGAGCCGGTTGTTATATATTGA
- a CDS encoding NlpC/P60 family protein, translating into MIRKLIKYTVSAAVLATMIQATPAFANPVTQGQIDATQGQINDFETKMQQLDNRITLAMANSEKLNNQIKEQQGKIEGTRAEIEAAKKSLESHKEVYSERLKSIQLEGKLSIATYAELLLSSTNLSEFLNRFTAISQIMEQDTDLLNGLNEKEQALKTAEQKLNSELDNLKKSQDELAAEQKSIEKDKAEVATAIVAAKDKLQNLENQQAQEEAERQAEIARQAQQAQQAQQAQQSQRQTEGNQQQSVVKSAAVSTPTNNVAIPTNSGSASAVIAYAKQFLGVPYVWGGTTPNGFDCSGFVSYVYRSVGVSLPRVSRDQQNVGTRISPSQVQPGDLVFRGSPAYHVGIYIGGGQYIHAPQTGDVVKIASYNPSSFSSAARILR; encoded by the coding sequence ATGATCAGAAAATTAATTAAATATACAGTATCGGCAGCAGTGCTCGCGACAATGATTCAAGCAACACCTGCTTTTGCCAATCCAGTGACGCAAGGACAAATCGATGCGACGCAAGGACAAATCAATGACTTTGAAACAAAGATGCAACAATTAGATAACCGAATTACCTTAGCAATGGCAAATAGTGAAAAACTGAATAATCAAATCAAAGAACAACAAGGGAAAATTGAAGGAACAAGGGCTGAAATTGAAGCAGCAAAAAAGTCCTTAGAATCTCATAAAGAAGTCTATTCCGAACGACTAAAAAGCATTCAGTTAGAGGGGAAACTGTCAATTGCTACATATGCAGAACTTTTGCTTTCTTCTACTAATCTTTCTGAGTTTTTAAATCGGTTCACTGCCATTTCGCAGATCATGGAACAAGATACAGACCTACTGAATGGTTTAAATGAAAAAGAACAAGCGTTGAAAACAGCAGAGCAGAAATTAAATAGTGAATTGGACAATTTAAAAAAGAGCCAAGATGAATTAGCTGCAGAACAAAAAAGTATTGAAAAAGATAAAGCTGAAGTTGCAACAGCAATTGTAGCTGCGAAGGACAAATTACAAAACCTTGAGAATCAGCAGGCTCAAGAAGAAGCTGAACGGCAGGCTGAAATAGCCCGACAAGCACAACAGGCTCAACAGGCTCAACAAGCTCAACAATCACAAAGGCAAACTGAAGGAAATCAGCAACAATCCGTAGTAAAAAGCGCTGCAGTTTCAACGCCAACGAATAATGTAGCTATTCCGACCAATTCTGGATCGGCAAGTGCAGTGATTGCGTATGCTAAACAATTCTTGGGTGTTCCTTACGTTTGGGGCGGAACAACGCCAAACGGATTTGATTGTTCGGGATTCGTATCATATGTGTATCGCTCAGTTGGCGTTAGTCTTCCGAGAGTGTCAAGAGACCAGCAAAATGTAGGAACAAGGATTTCTCCAAGTCAAGTACAGCCAGGAGATTTAGTATTCAGAGGTTCTCCTGCCTATCATGTCGGCATCTATATTGGTGGCGGGCAATATATCCATGCACCACAAACAGGTGATGTTGTGAAAATTGCATCGTATAATCCGTCATCTTTCTCTAGTGCAGCTAGAATATTACGCTAA
- the cyoE gene encoding heme o synthase: MNKNSIAVPQNGGRAALSSSTFFADLRSLIKGPVLIANVLPVFTGFWLALYFTGASFDEYWDVFLLTLTGSTFVMAGALVINNWYDVDIDTVMDRTKNRPTVTGHFSLKMVLTLGISFSLIGFILLLFTTVEAAIYGFVGWFTYVILYTMWSKRRYTLNTVIGSVSGAVTPLIGWTAIESGFHIIPIMLALILFIFQMPHTFAIAIKKYDEYKAAGVAMLPVVYGLPMTKRQMVVYVACLLPLPFYLGSLGTTFVVLATILNIGWLAVSIYGFFTKNDLKWAHVIFLYSVNYITIMFLMMVIVTMPIFK, from the coding sequence TTGAATAAGAATAGCATTGCTGTGCCACAAAATGGTGGGAGAGCTGCTTTATCGAGTTCTACTTTCTTTGCTGATTTAAGATCGCTTATTAAAGGACCTGTTTTAATCGCGAATGTGTTGCCTGTATTTACGGGTTTTTGGTTAGCACTTTATTTTACTGGAGCTTCTTTTGATGAGTATTGGGATGTATTTTTGCTGACGCTTACTGGCAGTACATTTGTTATGGCGGGAGCACTCGTGATCAATAATTGGTACGATGTTGATATTGACACGGTAATGGATAGAACGAAGAATCGGCCAACGGTGACGGGTCATTTTTCACTGAAAATGGTTTTAACCTTGGGAATTTCCTTTTCTTTAATTGGGTTTATCCTCTTGCTTTTTACAACAGTTGAAGCCGCCATATATGGGTTCGTCGGCTGGTTTACCTATGTAATCCTATATACGATGTGGTCAAAACGCCGCTATACGCTCAATACTGTCATCGGCAGTGTTTCAGGGGCTGTTACCCCTTTAATTGGCTGGACGGCGATTGAATCTGGTTTTCATATCATCCCGATTATGCTGGCACTCATTTTATTTATTTTTCAAATGCCCCATACCTTTGCAATTGCCATAAAGAAGTATGATGAATACAAAGCGGCGGGGGTTGCCATGCTTCCAGTTGTCTATGGATTACCAATGACAAAGCGGCAAATGGTGGTGTACGTTGCCTGTTTACTGCCACTACCATTTTATCTGGGATCACTGGGAACAACATTTGTTGTCCTTGCAACGATCCTCAATATTGGGTGGTTAGCAGTGAGTATTTATGGATTTTTCACGAAGAATGATCTTAAATGGGCACATGTGATTTTTCTTTATTCTGTAAATTATATAACCATTATGTTTCTTATGATGGTTATCGTTACAATGCCGATATTTAAGTAA
- a CDS encoding cytochrome c oxidase subunit 2A — MAATKGKKNEAHEAPLKGTWISVSVVGVVILATYLLLYGLFMTRL, encoded by the coding sequence ATGGCAGCTACAAAGGGTAAAAAAAATGAAGCGCATGAAGCTCCGCTAAAAGGAACCTGGATTTCTGTCAGTGTTGTCGGAGTAGTAATCCTTGCTACTTATTTATTGTTATACGGGCTATTTATGACGAGATTATAG
- a CDS encoding cytochrome c oxidase subunit II encodes MKMHLDEKIWLTLSFGMIMIFMFITGYQAFAYDMEPPSNKDIIDPQKVDQTAPFDKPGITKIGENEYEVVMTLQVFSFNPGNIEVPAGSTVHFTLTSKDVVHGFEVAETNLNAMVMPGHVQKITQKFDKPGTYLVLCNEYCGAGHQMMSTTITVK; translated from the coding sequence ATGAAAATGCATCTTGATGAAAAGATATGGCTGACCTTAAGTTTTGGGATGATCATGATCTTTATGTTTATCACTGGCTACCAAGCGTTTGCTTATGACATGGAGCCGCCAAGTAATAAAGATATTATTGACCCGCAAAAGGTAGATCAAACAGCACCATTTGATAAGCCGGGGATTACTAAGATTGGTGAAAATGAATACGAAGTCGTTATGACATTGCAAGTATTTAGTTTTAATCCGGGTAATATTGAAGTTCCAGCCGGATCTACCGTACATTTTACTTTAACTTCTAAAGATGTTGTTCATGGTTTTGAGGTGGCTGAAACAAACTTAAACGCAATGGTAATGCCGGGACATGTTCAAAAAATCACCCAAAAATTTGATAAGCCCGGAACATATTTAGTGTTATGTAACGAATATTGCGGTGCTGGGCACCAAATGATGAGTACAACGATTACGGTTAAATAA